In Phragmites australis chromosome 16, lpPhrAust1.1, whole genome shotgun sequence, one DNA window encodes the following:
- the LOC133895247 gene encoding C2 and GRAM domain-containing protein At1g03370-like isoform X3, which produces MRLTVRVIGARNLRAMDSNGFSDPYVKLQLGKQRFKTKVIKMNLNPTWDQEFSFLVGDVRDVLKFYVYDADMLGIDDFLGLVRVPIEDALAAENFSLATRWYQLLPKGKTDKAVDCGEICVSISLETAGATRSWSDDLATELTDIQRNYSLSSQSTGVSIASAYNKSESSKEDNISGYFDGDEVPAEDKCSEGTGTDRNLAAAEDTSNGIPNATLNGTETSKTYKPSFVDRVCQIFARKNGDSVPTSLVTTEPSKEVQEEPTVSEDPVSQHNSVCPETPFDELLKSFESRHEGVEMPVNLQGILINQSYIASPSDLNNLLFSPDSNFRQTVVELQGCTDFKTEPWRVDNDGESLKRVITYTTAPSKLVKAVRATEEQSYLKADGKEYSVLLSVSTPDVPCGTYFRTEILFRIMPGPELDSEQQTSHLVISWRMNFFQSTMLKGMIENGARQGLEQNYAQFSDLLSQKVKPVDVEDAGSDKEQILASLQGGQESDWKIAFLYFCNLGVLSSIFVVLYVTLHVLRVNSSVVQGFEFPGLDLPDSLSEIIVGGLLFLQVQHIFKKITCFVQARDQKVGDHGVKAQGDGWLLTVALIEGSKLAPVDATGFSDPYVVFTCNGKTKTSSIKFQTLEPQWNEIFEFDAMEDPPSVMNVHVYDFDGPFDEVTSLGHAEINFVKSNLSELADVWIPLQGNLAQSWQSKLHLRIFLNNSKGTGMVTEYLSKMEKEVGKKMTLRSPRTNTAFQELFCLPAEEFLINSFTCYLKRKLHAQGHLFLSPRTIGFYSSMFGRKTKFFFLWEDIEDIQAIPQSLSSWSPSIVITLHKEQ; this is translated from the exons ATGAGGCTGACTGTTCGTGTGATCGGAGCCCGCAACCTACGGGCCATGGATTCCAACGGGTTCAGTGATCCGTACGTGAAGCTGCAGCTCGGGAAACAGCGATTCAAGACCAAGGTGATCAAGATGAACCTGAACCCGACTTGGGATCAGGAGTTCAGTTTCCTCGTCGGTGATGTCAGAGATGTGCTCAAGTTCTACGTCTATGACGCGGACATGCTCGGGATCGATGACTTCCTGGGGCTGGTGAGGGTGCCGATAGAGGATGCGCTGGCTGCCGAGAACTTCTCGCTTGCTACCCGGTGGTACCAGCTTCTTCCGAAGGGCAAAACCGACAAGGCAGTCGATTGTG GTGAAATTTGTGTCTCAATATCTTTAGAAACAGCTGGAGCCACACGATCATGGTCTGATGATCTTGCTACTGAATTAACTGATATACAGAGAAACTATTCATTGTCAAGTCAAAGCACAGGAGTATCTATTGCATCAGCTTATAACAAAAGTGAATCTTCTAAAGAAGATAATATCAGTGGGTATTTTGATGGAGATGAAGTCCCTGCAGAGGATAAATGTAGTGAAGGTACAGGTACTGACAGAAATCTAGCTGCTGCAGAGGACACATCTAATGGGATTCCTAATGCAACTTTGAATGGAACTGAAACCTCTAAAACATATAAGCCATCATTTGTTGATCGTGTCTGTCAAATATTTGCTAGAAAAAATGGTGATTCAGTACCAACATCCTTAGTAACCACTGAGCCTTCCAAAGAAGTTCAAGAAGAACCAACCGTATCTGAGGATCCTGTAAGCCAACACAATAGTGTGTGTCCAGAGACTCCATTTGATGAACTACTGAAATCTTTTGAATCGAGGCATGAAGGAGTCGAAATGCCTGTAAATTTACAAGGAATTCTTATTAATCAGTCATATATTGCCTCACCTAGTGATCTGAATAACCTTCTCTTCTCACCAGATTCAAATTTTCGACAAACAGTGGTCGAGCTCCAAGGTTGTACTGATTTCAAAACTGAACCCTGGAGAGTTGATAATGATGGGGAGTCCTTGAAGAGAGTGATAACTTATACAACTGCACCTTCGAAATTGGTTAAAGCCGTTCGAGCAACAGAGGAGCAATCTTATTTGAAGGCTGATGGAAAAGAGTATTCAGTTTTATTAAGTGTTAGCACCCCTGATGTTCCTTGTGGTACTTATTTTCGGACAGAAATTCTTTTCCGTATTATGCCAGGTCCTGAACTTGACTCTGAGCAACAGACATCACACTTGGTAATTTCTTGGCGCATGAATTTTTTTCAGAGTACTATGTTGAAGGGTATGATAGAAAATGGAGCAAGACAAGGCTTGGAGCAAAATTATGCACAGTTTTCGGATTTACTATCACAGAAGGTCAAGCCTGTTGATGTCGAAGATGCTGGGTCTGACAAGGAACAGATCTTAGCTTCGTTGCAAGGGGGGCAGGAATCTGATTGGAAGATAGCATTTCTGTACTTCTGCAACTTAGGTGTCTTGTCCTCTATTTTTGTGGTTCTCTATGTTACTCTGCATGTTTTACGAGTGAATTCAAGTGTAGTTCAAGGGTTCGAGTTTCCTGGATTAGATCTGCCAGATTCTCTCAGTGAGATTATCGTGGGTGGGCTGTTGTTTCTTCAAGTACAGCACATATTTAAGAAAATTACGTGCTTTGTTCAGGCAAGGGACCAAAaag TTGGTGACCATGGTGTGAAAGCACAAGGTGATGGATGGTTGTTAACGGTTGCTTTAATTGAGGGATCCAAATTGGCTCCAGTTGATGCTACTGGATTCTCTGATCCTTATGTGGTATTTACTTGCAACGGTAAAACAAAAACAAGTTCAATTAAGTTCCAAACATTGGAACCTCAGTGGAATG aaatctttgaatttgatgcCATGGAGGATCCTCCATCAGTGATGAACGtacatgtatatgattttgatgGACCGTTTGACGAAGTTACCTCCCTTGGACATGCTGAAATTAACTTTGTAAAATCAAACTTGTCAGAGTTAGCTGATGTATGGATTCCTCTCCAGGGTAACTTGGCTCAGTCTTGGCAGTCAAAGTTACATCTAAGAATTTTTTTGAACAACTCAAAGGGCACTGGTATGGTCACTGAATATCTGAGCAAAATGGAGAAAGAGGTTGGTAAGAAG ATGACGTTGAGGTCTCCTCGGACGAATACTGCATTCCAGGAGCTCTTCTGTCTGCCAGCAGAAGAATTTCTCATCAACAGTTTTACCTGCTACTTGAAGCGGAAATTGCATGCACAG GGTCATCTTTTCTTATCACCAAGAACAATTGGATTTTATTCAAGCATGTTTGGGCGGAAAACAAAATTTTTCTTTCTATGGGAGGATATTGAAGACATACAAGCAATACCTCAATCACTATCATCATGGAGTCCATCCATTGTAATAACTCTTCACAAAG AACAATAA
- the LOC133895247 gene encoding C2 and GRAM domain-containing protein At1g03370-like isoform X1: protein MRLTVRVIGARNLRAMDSNGFSDPYVKLQLGKQRFKTKVIKMNLNPTWDQEFSFLVGDVRDVLKFYVYDADMLGIDDFLGLVRVPIEDALAAENFSLATRWYQLLPKGKTDKAVDCGEICVSISLETAGATRSWSDDLATELTDIQRNYSLSSQSTGVSIASAYNKSESSKEDNISGYFDGDEVPAEDKCSEGTGTDRNLAAAEDTSNGIPNATLNGTETSKTYKPSFVDRVCQIFARKNGDSVPTSLVTTEPSKEVQEEPTVSEDPVSQHNSVCPETPFDELLKSFESRHEGVEMPVNLQGILINQSYIASPSDLNNLLFSPDSNFRQTVVELQGCTDFKTEPWRVDNDGESLKRVITYTTAPSKLVKAVRATEEQSYLKADGKEYSVLLSVSTPDVPCGTYFRTEILFRIMPGPELDSEQQTSHLVISWRMNFFQSTMLKGMIENGARQGLEQNYAQFSDLLSQKVKPVDVEDAGSDKEQILASLQGGQESDWKIAFLYFCNLGVLSSIFVVLYVTLHVLRVNSSVVQGFEFPGLDLPDSLSEIIVGGLLFLQVQHIFKKITCFVQARDQKVGDHGVKAQGDGWLLTVALIEGSKLAPVDATGFSDPYVVFTCNGKTKTSSIKFQTLEPQWNEIFEFDAMEDPPSVMNVHVYDFDGPFDEVTSLGHAEINFVKSNLSELADVWIPLQGNLAQSWQSKLHLRIFLNNSKGTGMVTEYLSKMEKEVGKKMTLRSPRTNTAFQELFCLPAEEFLINSFTCYLKRKLHAQGHLFLSPRTIGFYSSMFGRKTKFFFLWEDIEDIQAIPQSLSSWSPSIVITLHKGRGMDAKHGAKSMENGKLRFHLQSFASFSVANRTIMALWKARSLSTEFKVQIAEEQSQTCTIQSEDSGIFVGVEDSKSLQMTEVFSSTISTNMASLMEVFDGGSLEMKVMDKVGCLNYSATQWESDKPDEYQRQIHYKFSKKLSPVGGEATGTQLKSPMPNKKGWIIEEVMELQGVFLGDFFTLHIKYQIEDLAPKQKVCNVQVSLGIEWSKTTQHRKRIEKNVLSSSSARLKEMFNLSSRELSHVR, encoded by the exons ATGAGGCTGACTGTTCGTGTGATCGGAGCCCGCAACCTACGGGCCATGGATTCCAACGGGTTCAGTGATCCGTACGTGAAGCTGCAGCTCGGGAAACAGCGATTCAAGACCAAGGTGATCAAGATGAACCTGAACCCGACTTGGGATCAGGAGTTCAGTTTCCTCGTCGGTGATGTCAGAGATGTGCTCAAGTTCTACGTCTATGACGCGGACATGCTCGGGATCGATGACTTCCTGGGGCTGGTGAGGGTGCCGATAGAGGATGCGCTGGCTGCCGAGAACTTCTCGCTTGCTACCCGGTGGTACCAGCTTCTTCCGAAGGGCAAAACCGACAAGGCAGTCGATTGTG GTGAAATTTGTGTCTCAATATCTTTAGAAACAGCTGGAGCCACACGATCATGGTCTGATGATCTTGCTACTGAATTAACTGATATACAGAGAAACTATTCATTGTCAAGTCAAAGCACAGGAGTATCTATTGCATCAGCTTATAACAAAAGTGAATCTTCTAAAGAAGATAATATCAGTGGGTATTTTGATGGAGATGAAGTCCCTGCAGAGGATAAATGTAGTGAAGGTACAGGTACTGACAGAAATCTAGCTGCTGCAGAGGACACATCTAATGGGATTCCTAATGCAACTTTGAATGGAACTGAAACCTCTAAAACATATAAGCCATCATTTGTTGATCGTGTCTGTCAAATATTTGCTAGAAAAAATGGTGATTCAGTACCAACATCCTTAGTAACCACTGAGCCTTCCAAAGAAGTTCAAGAAGAACCAACCGTATCTGAGGATCCTGTAAGCCAACACAATAGTGTGTGTCCAGAGACTCCATTTGATGAACTACTGAAATCTTTTGAATCGAGGCATGAAGGAGTCGAAATGCCTGTAAATTTACAAGGAATTCTTATTAATCAGTCATATATTGCCTCACCTAGTGATCTGAATAACCTTCTCTTCTCACCAGATTCAAATTTTCGACAAACAGTGGTCGAGCTCCAAGGTTGTACTGATTTCAAAACTGAACCCTGGAGAGTTGATAATGATGGGGAGTCCTTGAAGAGAGTGATAACTTATACAACTGCACCTTCGAAATTGGTTAAAGCCGTTCGAGCAACAGAGGAGCAATCTTATTTGAAGGCTGATGGAAAAGAGTATTCAGTTTTATTAAGTGTTAGCACCCCTGATGTTCCTTGTGGTACTTATTTTCGGACAGAAATTCTTTTCCGTATTATGCCAGGTCCTGAACTTGACTCTGAGCAACAGACATCACACTTGGTAATTTCTTGGCGCATGAATTTTTTTCAGAGTACTATGTTGAAGGGTATGATAGAAAATGGAGCAAGACAAGGCTTGGAGCAAAATTATGCACAGTTTTCGGATTTACTATCACAGAAGGTCAAGCCTGTTGATGTCGAAGATGCTGGGTCTGACAAGGAACAGATCTTAGCTTCGTTGCAAGGGGGGCAGGAATCTGATTGGAAGATAGCATTTCTGTACTTCTGCAACTTAGGTGTCTTGTCCTCTATTTTTGTGGTTCTCTATGTTACTCTGCATGTTTTACGAGTGAATTCAAGTGTAGTTCAAGGGTTCGAGTTTCCTGGATTAGATCTGCCAGATTCTCTCAGTGAGATTATCGTGGGTGGGCTGTTGTTTCTTCAAGTACAGCACATATTTAAGAAAATTACGTGCTTTGTTCAGGCAAGGGACCAAAaag TTGGTGACCATGGTGTGAAAGCACAAGGTGATGGATGGTTGTTAACGGTTGCTTTAATTGAGGGATCCAAATTGGCTCCAGTTGATGCTACTGGATTCTCTGATCCTTATGTGGTATTTACTTGCAACGGTAAAACAAAAACAAGTTCAATTAAGTTCCAAACATTGGAACCTCAGTGGAATG aaatctttgaatttgatgcCATGGAGGATCCTCCATCAGTGATGAACGtacatgtatatgattttgatgGACCGTTTGACGAAGTTACCTCCCTTGGACATGCTGAAATTAACTTTGTAAAATCAAACTTGTCAGAGTTAGCTGATGTATGGATTCCTCTCCAGGGTAACTTGGCTCAGTCTTGGCAGTCAAAGTTACATCTAAGAATTTTTTTGAACAACTCAAAGGGCACTGGTATGGTCACTGAATATCTGAGCAAAATGGAGAAAGAGGTTGGTAAGAAG ATGACGTTGAGGTCTCCTCGGACGAATACTGCATTCCAGGAGCTCTTCTGTCTGCCAGCAGAAGAATTTCTCATCAACAGTTTTACCTGCTACTTGAAGCGGAAATTGCATGCACAG GGTCATCTTTTCTTATCACCAAGAACAATTGGATTTTATTCAAGCATGTTTGGGCGGAAAACAAAATTTTTCTTTCTATGGGAGGATATTGAAGACATACAAGCAATACCTCAATCACTATCATCATGGAGTCCATCCATTGTAATAACTCTTCACAAAGGTAGAGGCATGGATGCAAAGCATGGAGCAAAGAGCATGGAGAATGGAAAGCTTAGGTTTCATCTGCAGTCTTTTGCATCATTTAGTGTTGCTAATAG AACAATAATGGCATTATGGAAAGCAAGATCTTTGAGCACAGAGTTCAAAGTACAAATTGCTGAAGAACAGTCCCAAACTTGCACCATTCAGAGTGAGGATAGTGGAATTTTTGTTGGCGTTGAGGATTCCAAGAGCCTTCAGATGACTGAGGTTTTCTCCTCAACCATTTCTACCAAT ATGGCCTCGCTTATGGAGGTGTTTGATGGAGGTTCTTTGGAAATGAAAGTAATGGATAAAGTTGGATGCCTCAATTACTCTGCTACACAGTGGGAATCAGATAAACCTGATGAATACCAAAGACAAATTCATTACAAATTTAGCAAGAAGTTGTCTCCTGTTGGAGGAGAAGCGACAGGAACTCAGCTGAAATCTCCTATGCCCAATAAGAAAGGATGGATAATTGAAGAGGTGATGGAACTCCAAGGAGTCTTTCTTGGTGACTTCTTTACG CTTCATATAAAGTACCAAATCGAGGACCTTGCGCCTAAACAAAAGGTATGCAATGTTCAAGTCTCTCTTGGAATTGAATGGTCAAAGACCACCCAGCATCGGAAGCGAATCGAGAAGAATGTTCTTTCCAGTTCATCGGCTCGCCTGAAGGAGATGTTCAACCTATCATCAAGGGAGCTCTCACATGTCAGATAG
- the LOC133895247 gene encoding C2 and GRAM domain-containing protein At1g03370-like isoform X4 — protein MRLTVRVIGARNLRAMDSNGFSDPYVKLQLGKQRFKTKVIKMNLNPTWDQEFSFLVGDVRDVLKFYVYDADMLGIDDFLGLVRVPIEDALAAENFSLATRWYQLLPKGKTDKAVDCGEICVSISLETAGATRSWSDDLATELTDIQRNYSLSSQSTGVSIASAYNKSESSKEDNISGYFDGDEVPAEDKCSEGTGTDRNLAAAEDTSNGIPNATLNGTETSKTYKPSFVDRVCQIFARKNGDSVPTSLVTTEPSKEVQEEPTVSEDPVSQHNSVCPETPFDELLKSFESRHEGVEMPVNLQGILINQSYIASPSDLNNLLFSPDSNFRQTVVELQGCTDFKTEPWRVDNDGESLKRVITYTTAPSKLVKAVRATEEQSYLKADGKEYSVLLSVSTPDVPCGTYFRTEILFRIMPGPELDSEQQTSHLVISWRMNFFQSTMLKGMIENGARQGLEQNYAQFSDLLSQKVKPVDVEDAGSDKEQILASLQGGQESDWKIAFLYFCNLGVLSSIFVVLYVTLHVLRVNSSVVQGFEFPGLDLPDSLSEIIVGGLLFLQVQHIFKKITCFVQARDQKVGDHGVKAQGDGWLLTVALIEGSKLAPVDATGFSDPYVVFTCNGKTKTSSIKFQTLEPQWNEIFEFDAMEDPPSVMNVHVYDFDGPFDEVTSLGHAEINFVKSNLSELADVWIPLQGNLAQSWQSKLHLRIFLNNSKGTGMVTEYLSKMEKEVGKKLLLPDDVEVSSDEYCIPGALLSASRRISHQQFYLLLEAEIACTGSSFLITKNNWILFKHVWAENKIFLSMGGY, from the exons ATGAGGCTGACTGTTCGTGTGATCGGAGCCCGCAACCTACGGGCCATGGATTCCAACGGGTTCAGTGATCCGTACGTGAAGCTGCAGCTCGGGAAACAGCGATTCAAGACCAAGGTGATCAAGATGAACCTGAACCCGACTTGGGATCAGGAGTTCAGTTTCCTCGTCGGTGATGTCAGAGATGTGCTCAAGTTCTACGTCTATGACGCGGACATGCTCGGGATCGATGACTTCCTGGGGCTGGTGAGGGTGCCGATAGAGGATGCGCTGGCTGCCGAGAACTTCTCGCTTGCTACCCGGTGGTACCAGCTTCTTCCGAAGGGCAAAACCGACAAGGCAGTCGATTGTG GTGAAATTTGTGTCTCAATATCTTTAGAAACAGCTGGAGCCACACGATCATGGTCTGATGATCTTGCTACTGAATTAACTGATATACAGAGAAACTATTCATTGTCAAGTCAAAGCACAGGAGTATCTATTGCATCAGCTTATAACAAAAGTGAATCTTCTAAAGAAGATAATATCAGTGGGTATTTTGATGGAGATGAAGTCCCTGCAGAGGATAAATGTAGTGAAGGTACAGGTACTGACAGAAATCTAGCTGCTGCAGAGGACACATCTAATGGGATTCCTAATGCAACTTTGAATGGAACTGAAACCTCTAAAACATATAAGCCATCATTTGTTGATCGTGTCTGTCAAATATTTGCTAGAAAAAATGGTGATTCAGTACCAACATCCTTAGTAACCACTGAGCCTTCCAAAGAAGTTCAAGAAGAACCAACCGTATCTGAGGATCCTGTAAGCCAACACAATAGTGTGTGTCCAGAGACTCCATTTGATGAACTACTGAAATCTTTTGAATCGAGGCATGAAGGAGTCGAAATGCCTGTAAATTTACAAGGAATTCTTATTAATCAGTCATATATTGCCTCACCTAGTGATCTGAATAACCTTCTCTTCTCACCAGATTCAAATTTTCGACAAACAGTGGTCGAGCTCCAAGGTTGTACTGATTTCAAAACTGAACCCTGGAGAGTTGATAATGATGGGGAGTCCTTGAAGAGAGTGATAACTTATACAACTGCACCTTCGAAATTGGTTAAAGCCGTTCGAGCAACAGAGGAGCAATCTTATTTGAAGGCTGATGGAAAAGAGTATTCAGTTTTATTAAGTGTTAGCACCCCTGATGTTCCTTGTGGTACTTATTTTCGGACAGAAATTCTTTTCCGTATTATGCCAGGTCCTGAACTTGACTCTGAGCAACAGACATCACACTTGGTAATTTCTTGGCGCATGAATTTTTTTCAGAGTACTATGTTGAAGGGTATGATAGAAAATGGAGCAAGACAAGGCTTGGAGCAAAATTATGCACAGTTTTCGGATTTACTATCACAGAAGGTCAAGCCTGTTGATGTCGAAGATGCTGGGTCTGACAAGGAACAGATCTTAGCTTCGTTGCAAGGGGGGCAGGAATCTGATTGGAAGATAGCATTTCTGTACTTCTGCAACTTAGGTGTCTTGTCCTCTATTTTTGTGGTTCTCTATGTTACTCTGCATGTTTTACGAGTGAATTCAAGTGTAGTTCAAGGGTTCGAGTTTCCTGGATTAGATCTGCCAGATTCTCTCAGTGAGATTATCGTGGGTGGGCTGTTGTTTCTTCAAGTACAGCACATATTTAAGAAAATTACGTGCTTTGTTCAGGCAAGGGACCAAAaag TTGGTGACCATGGTGTGAAAGCACAAGGTGATGGATGGTTGTTAACGGTTGCTTTAATTGAGGGATCCAAATTGGCTCCAGTTGATGCTACTGGATTCTCTGATCCTTATGTGGTATTTACTTGCAACGGTAAAACAAAAACAAGTTCAATTAAGTTCCAAACATTGGAACCTCAGTGGAATG aaatctttgaatttgatgcCATGGAGGATCCTCCATCAGTGATGAACGtacatgtatatgattttgatgGACCGTTTGACGAAGTTACCTCCCTTGGACATGCTGAAATTAACTTTGTAAAATCAAACTTGTCAGAGTTAGCTGATGTATGGATTCCTCTCCAGGGTAACTTGGCTCAGTCTTGGCAGTCAAAGTTACATCTAAGAATTTTTTTGAACAACTCAAAGGGCACTGGTATGGTCACTGAATATCTGAGCAAAATGGAGAAAGAGGTTGGTAAGAAG CTGCTGTTGCCAGATGACGTTGAGGTCTCCTCGGACGAATACTGCATTCCAGGAGCTCTTCTGTCTGCCAGCAGAAGAATTTCTCATCAACAGTTTTACCTGCTACTTGAAGCGGAAATTGCATGCACAG GGTCATCTTTTCTTATCACCAAGAACAATTGGATTTTATTCAAGCATGTTTGGGCGGAAAACAAAATTTTTCTTTCTATGGGAGGATATTGA
- the LOC133895247 gene encoding C2 and GRAM domain-containing protein At1g03370-like isoform X2 → MRLTVRVIGARNLRAMDSNGFSDPYVKLQLGKQRFKTKVIKMNLNPTWDQEFSFLVGDVRDVLKFYVYDADMLGIDDFLGLVRVPIEDALAAENFSLATRWYQLLPKGKTDKAVDCGEICVSISLETAGATRSWSDDLATELTDIQRNYSLSSQSTGVSIASAYNKSESSKEDNISGYFDGDEVPAEDKCSEDSNFRQTVVELQGCTDFKTEPWRVDNDGESLKRVITYTTAPSKLVKAVRATEEQSYLKADGKEYSVLLSVSTPDVPCGTYFRTEILFRIMPGPELDSEQQTSHLVISWRMNFFQSTMLKGMIENGARQGLEQNYAQFSDLLSQKVKPVDVEDAGSDKEQILASLQGGQESDWKIAFLYFCNLGVLSSIFVVLYVTLHVLRVNSSVVQGFEFPGLDLPDSLSEIIVGGLLFLQVQHIFKKITCFVQARDQKVGDHGVKAQGDGWLLTVALIEGSKLAPVDATGFSDPYVVFTCNGKTKTSSIKFQTLEPQWNEIFEFDAMEDPPSVMNVHVYDFDGPFDEVTSLGHAEINFVKSNLSELADVWIPLQGNLAQSWQSKLHLRIFLNNSKGTGMVTEYLSKMEKEVGKKMTLRSPRTNTAFQELFCLPAEEFLINSFTCYLKRKLHAQGHLFLSPRTIGFYSSMFGRKTKFFFLWEDIEDIQAIPQSLSSWSPSIVITLHKGRGMDAKHGAKSMENGKLRFHLQSFASFSVANRTIMALWKARSLSTEFKVQIAEEQSQTCTIQSEDSGIFVGVEDSKSLQMTEVFSSTISTNMASLMEVFDGGSLEMKVMDKVGCLNYSATQWESDKPDEYQRQIHYKFSKKLSPVGGEATGTQLKSPMPNKKGWIIEEVMELQGVFLGDFFTLHIKYQIEDLAPKQKVCNVQVSLGIEWSKTTQHRKRIEKNVLSSSSARLKEMFNLSSRELSHVR, encoded by the exons ATGAGGCTGACTGTTCGTGTGATCGGAGCCCGCAACCTACGGGCCATGGATTCCAACGGGTTCAGTGATCCGTACGTGAAGCTGCAGCTCGGGAAACAGCGATTCAAGACCAAGGTGATCAAGATGAACCTGAACCCGACTTGGGATCAGGAGTTCAGTTTCCTCGTCGGTGATGTCAGAGATGTGCTCAAGTTCTACGTCTATGACGCGGACATGCTCGGGATCGATGACTTCCTGGGGCTGGTGAGGGTGCCGATAGAGGATGCGCTGGCTGCCGAGAACTTCTCGCTTGCTACCCGGTGGTACCAGCTTCTTCCGAAGGGCAAAACCGACAAGGCAGTCGATTGTG GTGAAATTTGTGTCTCAATATCTTTAGAAACAGCTGGAGCCACACGATCATGGTCTGATGATCTTGCTACTGAATTAACTGATATACAGAGAAACTATTCATTGTCAAGTCAAAGCACAGGAGTATCTATTGCATCAGCTTATAACAAAAGTGAATCTTCTAAAGAAGATAATATCAGTGGGTATTTTGATGGAGATGAAGTCCCTGCAGAGGATAAATGTAGTGAAG ATTCAAATTTTCGACAAACAGTGGTCGAGCTCCAAGGTTGTACTGATTTCAAAACTGAACCCTGGAGAGTTGATAATGATGGGGAGTCCTTGAAGAGAGTGATAACTTATACAACTGCACCTTCGAAATTGGTTAAAGCCGTTCGAGCAACAGAGGAGCAATCTTATTTGAAGGCTGATGGAAAAGAGTATTCAGTTTTATTAAGTGTTAGCACCCCTGATGTTCCTTGTGGTACTTATTTTCGGACAGAAATTCTTTTCCGTATTATGCCAGGTCCTGAACTTGACTCTGAGCAACAGACATCACACTTGGTAATTTCTTGGCGCATGAATTTTTTTCAGAGTACTATGTTGAAGGGTATGATAGAAAATGGAGCAAGACAAGGCTTGGAGCAAAATTATGCACAGTTTTCGGATTTACTATCACAGAAGGTCAAGCCTGTTGATGTCGAAGATGCTGGGTCTGACAAGGAACAGATCTTAGCTTCGTTGCAAGGGGGGCAGGAATCTGATTGGAAGATAGCATTTCTGTACTTCTGCAACTTAGGTGTCTTGTCCTCTATTTTTGTGGTTCTCTATGTTACTCTGCATGTTTTACGAGTGAATTCAAGTGTAGTTCAAGGGTTCGAGTTTCCTGGATTAGATCTGCCAGATTCTCTCAGTGAGATTATCGTGGGTGGGCTGTTGTTTCTTCAAGTACAGCACATATTTAAGAAAATTACGTGCTTTGTTCAGGCAAGGGACCAAAaag TTGGTGACCATGGTGTGAAAGCACAAGGTGATGGATGGTTGTTAACGGTTGCTTTAATTGAGGGATCCAAATTGGCTCCAGTTGATGCTACTGGATTCTCTGATCCTTATGTGGTATTTACTTGCAACGGTAAAACAAAAACAAGTTCAATTAAGTTCCAAACATTGGAACCTCAGTGGAATG aaatctttgaatttgatgcCATGGAGGATCCTCCATCAGTGATGAACGtacatgtatatgattttgatgGACCGTTTGACGAAGTTACCTCCCTTGGACATGCTGAAATTAACTTTGTAAAATCAAACTTGTCAGAGTTAGCTGATGTATGGATTCCTCTCCAGGGTAACTTGGCTCAGTCTTGGCAGTCAAAGTTACATCTAAGAATTTTTTTGAACAACTCAAAGGGCACTGGTATGGTCACTGAATATCTGAGCAAAATGGAGAAAGAGGTTGGTAAGAAG ATGACGTTGAGGTCTCCTCGGACGAATACTGCATTCCAGGAGCTCTTCTGTCTGCCAGCAGAAGAATTTCTCATCAACAGTTTTACCTGCTACTTGAAGCGGAAATTGCATGCACAG GGTCATCTTTTCTTATCACCAAGAACAATTGGATTTTATTCAAGCATGTTTGGGCGGAAAACAAAATTTTTCTTTCTATGGGAGGATATTGAAGACATACAAGCAATACCTCAATCACTATCATCATGGAGTCCATCCATTGTAATAACTCTTCACAAAGGTAGAGGCATGGATGCAAAGCATGGAGCAAAGAGCATGGAGAATGGAAAGCTTAGGTTTCATCTGCAGTCTTTTGCATCATTTAGTGTTGCTAATAG AACAATAATGGCATTATGGAAAGCAAGATCTTTGAGCACAGAGTTCAAAGTACAAATTGCTGAAGAACAGTCCCAAACTTGCACCATTCAGAGTGAGGATAGTGGAATTTTTGTTGGCGTTGAGGATTCCAAGAGCCTTCAGATGACTGAGGTTTTCTCCTCAACCATTTCTACCAAT ATGGCCTCGCTTATGGAGGTGTTTGATGGAGGTTCTTTGGAAATGAAAGTAATGGATAAAGTTGGATGCCTCAATTACTCTGCTACACAGTGGGAATCAGATAAACCTGATGAATACCAAAGACAAATTCATTACAAATTTAGCAAGAAGTTGTCTCCTGTTGGAGGAGAAGCGACAGGAACTCAGCTGAAATCTCCTATGCCCAATAAGAAAGGATGGATAATTGAAGAGGTGATGGAACTCCAAGGAGTCTTTCTTGGTGACTTCTTTACG CTTCATATAAAGTACCAAATCGAGGACCTTGCGCCTAAACAAAAGGTATGCAATGTTCAAGTCTCTCTTGGAATTGAATGGTCAAAGACCACCCAGCATCGGAAGCGAATCGAGAAGAATGTTCTTTCCAGTTCATCGGCTCGCCTGAAGGAGATGTTCAACCTATCATCAAGGGAGCTCTCACATGTCAGATAG